One window of Mesoplodon densirostris isolate mMesDen1 chromosome 15, mMesDen1 primary haplotype, whole genome shotgun sequence genomic DNA carries:
- the YDJC gene encoding carbohydrate deacetylase gives MARPRVRLVVTADDFGYCPRRDEGIVEAFLAGAVTSVSLLVNGAAAESAAELAHRHRIPTGLHANLSEGRPVGPARHGASSLLGPEGFFLGKMGFREAVAAGEVVLPQVRGELEAQLSRFRELLGRDPTHVDGHQHVHVLPGVCQVFAEALQACGVRFTRLPMERGVGGCNWLEAPARAFACAVEQDARAAMGPFARHGLRWTDVFVGLSTCGRHMSAHHVSGALAKALEGIPTGRAVTAELMAHPGYPSVPPVGGSGEGPDAFSCSWERLHELRVLTAPVLWAQLAQDGVQLCALHELDSKRPGEGTPSKATLETFLEPSPL, from the exons ATGGCCCGGCCCCGTGTGCGGCTGGTGGTCACGGCAGATGACTTTGGTTACTGCCCGCGGCGCGACGAGGGCATCGTAGAAGCCTTCCTGGCGGGGGCTGTGACCAGCGTGTCCCTGCTGGTCAACGGCGCGGCCGCCGAGAGCGCGGCTGAGCTGGCCCACAG GCACCGAATCCCCACGGGCCTCCACGCCAACCTATCCGAGGGCCGCCCCGTGGGCCCGGCCCGCCACGGCGCCTCGTCGCTGCTCGGCCCCGAAGGCTTCTTCCTCGGCAAGATGGGATTCCGGGAGGCGGTGGCCGCCGGAGAGGTGGTCTTGCCCCAG GTTCGAGGAGAGCTGGAGGCCCAACTGAGCCGTTTCCGGGAATTACTGGGCAGGGACCCTACTCACGTGGACGGGCACCAGCACGTGCACGTGCTCCCAG GAGTGTGCCAGGTGTTCGCTGAGGCGCTGCAGGCCTGCGGGGTGCGCTTCACTAGGCTGCCGATGGAGCGCGGGGTGGGCGGCTGCAATTGGCTCGAGGCCCCAGCACGCGCCTTCGCCTGCGCCGTGGAGCAAGACGCCCGCGCCGCCATGGGCCCCTTTGCCCGCCACGGCCTGCG GTGGACCGATGTCTTCGTGGGCCTGAGCACCTGCGGCCGGCACATGTCCGCTCACCACGTGTCAGGGGCACTGGCTAAGGCCCTGGAGGGTATACCCACTGGACGCGCAGTGACAGCCGAGCTGATGGCACACCCCGGCTATCCGAGTGTGCCTCCGGTTGGGGGCAGCGGTGAGGGTCCTGATGCCTTTTCCTGCTCCTGGGAGCGCCTACACGAGCTGCGTGTCCTCACGGCACCGGTGCTGTGGGCTCAGCTTGCCCAGGACGGCGTGCAGCTCTGTGCCCTCCACGAGCTAGACTCCAAGAGGCCCGGAGAGGGGACCCCCAGTAAAGCCACTCTGGAAACCTTTCTGGAGCCCTCCCCACTGTGA